From Armatimonadota bacterium:
GCTGCACCCTGCCCGAATCCCTGCCGGGCCACCACCTTACGCCATGTATTATACCCTACCGGAGGCCTCCTCACATCCGCTCGGGCACCCGGATCCCCAGCAACCCCAGTCCCGTCCGCATGACGGTGGCCACCCCCGCCACCAGCCTGACCCGGGTGGCCCGCAGTCCCGGGTCGGGGGTCTGCAGCACCGGAACCTCGTGGTAGAAGGCGTGGAACGCCTGGGCGAGATCGTACAGGTGGTTGGCCACCAGGTGCGGCGAGTAGGTGTGGGTGGCCTCCCACACGACGTCCGGAAACCGCCCCAGGGACCGCAGCAGCGCCCACTCCCGGGCCCCCTCCGCCACCCGGGGGTCGAACGGCCCCTCCAGGGCCTCGGCGCCGCCCCGGCGCAGGATGCCGCGGGCCCGCACGTAGGTGTACTGCAGGTAGGGGGCGCTGTCCCCTTCCAGGGACAGCATGCGGTCCCAATCGAAGGTGATGTTCTTGACCCGGTTCTGGGACAGGTCGGCGTACTTGAGGGCGCCGATGCCCACGATCCGGGCGACCTCGGCCCGTTCGTCCTCGGGCAGCTCGGGGTTCTTGGCGTCCACCAGCGCCCGGGCGCGGGCGATGGCCTCCGAAAGCACGTCCTCCAGGAACACCACCCGGCCCCGGCGGGTGCTCATCCGGCCTTCGGGCAGCGTGATGAGGCCGAAGTCCACGTGGGCGTAGGTGACCTGGGTGAACCCCAGCTTGCGCAGGGCGGCGAACAGCTGCTGGAAGTGCAGCCGCTGCTCGCTGCCCACCACGTAGATCAGCTGGACGGGATTCCACGTGCGGATGCGGTAGATGGCGGCGGCCAGGTCCCGGGTGACGTACAGGGTGGCGCCGTCCCGCCGCCGCAGCACCAGCGGGGTCGAGATGCCCACGTCGTCCAGGCGGATGATGAGCGCCCCCTCGTCCTCCACCGCCACCCCGGCCCGGAGCGCCATCTCGATGACCTCGCCCACCTTGTCGGCGTAGAAACTCTCGCCCAGCACGTGGTCGAACCGCACCTCCAGCAGATCGTAGATGCGGTTGAAGGCGGCCAGGCTGTGGTCGACGAACTCGCGCCACAGGGCCCGGGCCTGGGGGTCCCCCTGCTCCAGCCGCAGGGACCACTCGCGTCCCCGCTCCTCCAGGGACGCGTCCCGCTCGGCCTCGCGCTCGAACTGCACGTACACCCGCAGCAGCTCCCGCAGGGGGTCGCGCCGGTAGGCCTCCCGATCCCCCCACGTCAGGAAGGCATACAGGAGCTTGCCGAACTGGGTTCCCCAGTCGGCGATGTGGTTCACCCCCACCGGGCGGTAGCCGGTGAAGGCAAACAGCCGGTACAGGGCGTCGCCGATGATGGTGGACCGCAGGTGCCCCACCGACATGGGCTTGGCCACGTTGGGCGAGGAGTAGTCGATGACCACGGCGCGCCCGCCTCCGGCGTCGGTGCTGCCGTAGCGGCCGCCCAGGGCGGCCAGTTCGTCCAGCACGCCCCGGGCCACCGGCGGACGGTCGAAGGCGATGTTGAGGTACCCGCCCTCGGCCCGCGCCTCGGCCACCAGCGGGCCCGCCCCAACCGCCTCGGCCAGACGGCGCGCCACCTCCGCGGGCGGCTGCCGCAGGCGCGCGGCCAGGGCGAAGCAGGGCACGGCCAGATCGGCCGCCACGCCCGCCGGCGGCACGGACGCCGGCAGGGAGAGGTCGGCGGCCGCCCCGGGCGCGAGGCTGTCCAGCGCGGCCCGCACCGCGTCCAGCGCCTGCTGCCTGGCGGCCTGATAGGTGTAGGTGGTCACTGCCTCTGCGCCAGGATCACCTCGACGGTGCGCCGCGAGGTGTCCCGGACGATGTCCAGGCGCACCCGGTCGCCCGGGCGGCGGGTGAAGAGCTCCCGGATGAAGTCGTTCCAGTTGGCCACCGGCCGCCCGTCCACGGCGACGATGATGTCCCCCGGCTGGATGCCCGCCGCCGCCGCCGGCCCCCGCGGATCCACGTCCCGCACGATCACCCCGTGATCCACGGGCAGGTTGTACTGGCGGGCGATGCTGCGGTCCACGTCCCCGCCCCACACCACACCCACGTAGGGGCGGATGACCCGCCCGCTGCGGATGAGCTGGTCCATGATGGCCCGGGCGCTGTCGATGGGGATGGCAAACCCGATGCCCTGGGCCTGGGGCACGATGGCCGTGTTGATGCCGATGACCGCCCCGCTGCTGTCCACCAGGGCCCCTCCGCTGTTGCCGGGGTTGATGGCCGCGTCGGTCTGGATCAGGTTCTCGATGACGAGACCCGGCACCTGGATGCTGCGGTTGAGGGCGGAAATCACCCCCACGGTGACCGTGTGCCCCAGCCCGAAGGGGTTGCCGATGGCGATGGCCAGCTGGCCGACCCGCAGGGTGCTGGAGTGGCCCAGCTGCGCGGCCGGCAGGCGCTCAGGGGTGGTGACCTTCACCACCGCCAGGTCGCTGAACCGGTCGGTGCCCACCACGCGCGCGGCGAACGTCCGCCCCGACAGCAGGGTGACCCGGATCTGCTGGGCGCCCTCCACCACGTGGTTGTTGGTCAGGATGTAGCCGTCCTCGCTGACGATCACGCCCGACCCGGCGCCTTCCTGCGGAAACACGCCGAAGAAGGTCTGCACCTGGGCCACGGTGTCGATGTTGACCACCGCCGGCCGCACGCGTTCCACCACCCGGATGATGGCCGCCTCCTCGGCCAGCAGGCCCGCCGATCCCGCCGCGGGCGGCGGGGGAGCCTGCGCGGCCGCGGGAGCGGGAGGAGCCGCGGGCGGCGCGGGGGCGACGGCGCCTCCCACGTAGCGGGGCAGGACCGCCGAGCCCAGGCCTCCGCCCACCACGGCGGCGGCCAGCAGGACGACCAGCAGGCTTCCCGGCGTTGCGGACAGTCTCATGGTGTCACCCTCCCGTGAGGACGCATCCATTATAACAACGAGGGAAGAGGGAACGGGGAAAGAGGAAGAGAGCACAGAGTGCGGGCGGGTGTTTGCCGGGCCTCGGGAGCCTGGGATATAATCAAACCACCTTCGGTGACCGTCGCGCACCGTGCTGAACTGGTTGCGCCGCCCCAAGTATGGATCCCTCCAGCGCCGCGAGATGCCGGCGGGCCTGTGGGCCCGCTGCCCCCGGTGCCAGAAACTCGTCTACCGCAAGGAACTGGAGCGCCACCTGCGGGTGTGTCCCCGGTGCGGGTACCACCACCGCCTGTCGGCGGCCGAACGCCTGGAGATCACCCTGGACCCCGGCAGCTTCCGGGAGTACGACGCCGGGCTCACCTCCACCGACCCCCTGGCCTTTGAGGGCTACGCGGCCAAACTCGCCGAAGCCCGGGCCCGCACGGGCCGGGCCGAGGCGGTCCTGACGGGCGAGGGAACCATCGAGGGCTGGCGGGCGGTGGTGGGTGCGCTCGACTTCTTCTTCATGGGGGGGTCCATGGGCTCGGCGGTGGGCGAGAAGGTGGCCCGGGCCGCCGAGCGGGCGCGGGAGTCGCGGCTGCCACTGATCGTCTTTTCGGCGTCGGGCGGCGCCCGCATGCAGGAGGGCGTGCTGTCCCTCATGCAGCTGGCCAAGACCGGCGCCGCCGTCGGGCGCCTCCACGACGCCGGGATCCCGTACATCTCGGTCCTGTGCGACCCCACCACCGGCGGGGTGACCGCCTCGTTCGCGTTCCTGGGAGACGTCATCCTGGCCGAACCGGGGGCGCTGATCGGGTTCGCCGGCCGCCGGGTCATCGAGCAGACCATCCGCCGGCGGCTGCCCGACGACTTCCAGACGGCGGAGTTCTGCCTGCAGAAGGGGCTGATCGACATGGTGGTGCCGCGGGCGGAGATGCGGTCCACCCTGGCGCGGCTGCTGTCCTTCTTCGGAGCTCCCCGGGCGGCTCCGCCGGAACCGGCCCCCGCGCATCCATGACCTCCCTCCCCCCGGACCGGGACGGACCGCCCGCGGGTCCCCTCACCCCCTGGCAGGTGGTCCAGCTGGCCCGCCACCCCCAGCGGCCGCGGCTGGTGGACTACCTGGCGGGCCTGTTCACCGACGTCATGGAACTGCACGGCGACCGCCTCTACCGGGACGACCCGGCGCTGCTGGCCGCCCTGGCCCGGTTCGACGGGGAGCCGGTGGTGGTGGTGGGCCACAATAAAGGAAAGGACACCCGGGAAAACGTGGCCCGCAACTTCGGGATGCCCTATCCGGAAGGCTATCGCAAGGCTCTGCGGGCCATGCGCCTGGCGGAGAAGTTCCGCTATCCGGTTCTCAGCTTCGTCGACACTCCCGGAGCGTACCCGGGGGACGAAGCCGAAGAGCGCGGCCAGGCCGAGGCCATCGCCCGCAACATCCAGGAGATGAGCCGCCTGCGCACCCCCATCCTGGTGGTGATCACCGGCGAAGGCGGCAGCGGCGGCGCCCTGGCCATCGGGGTGGGCGACGTGATCCTGATGCTTCAGCACGCCGTGTACACCGTGATCTCCCCCGAAGGGTGCGCCGCCATCCTGTGGCACGACGCCTCCCGGGCCGAGGACGCGGCGGCCGCCCTGCGGCTCACCGCCACCGATCTGCTGGCCCTCGGGGTGGTGGACGAGGTGGTCCCGGAACCTCCCGGAGGCGCCCACGCCGATCCCGATGCGGCGGTGGTGGCGGTGCGGGACGCCCTGGGCCGCCACCTGCCGGCGCTCCGGCAGACGCCGGTGGAGGTCCTGCTGGAGCGCCGGTACGCCAAGTACCGCCGGATGGGCCGGGTGGTGGAGGTGGCGCCGTGAGGGGCAGGAAGAAGGAACAGGGACGAGGGAAGAGGGAAGAGGGGAGGATGGCGTGAGCGAGGATTCCCGGCTCGACCTCGACCAGATCCGGGCGGTGATCCAGATCGCCAGCGAGGCGGCCGACATCGCCGAGCTGGAGGTCCAGTCGCCCACCCTGCGGATTTCGGTCAAGAAGGCGGCCGCGGCGACACCCAAGGCGCCCGCGGCGCCGGCCGGCCCACCCGCCCCCGCACCGGCGGGCGGAGCGCTGCCGGCGGCGGAGCCCGACCACCTGGTGGCCATCACCGCCCCCATGGTCGGCACCTTTTACCGCGCCCCCAGCCCCGACGCGCCGCCGTTCGTCAGCGAGGGAGACCTGGTGGAGCCGGGCCAGACGGTGTGCATCATCGAGGCCATGAAGCTGTTCAACGAGATCCAGAGCGAGGTCCGGGGCCGGATCGCCCGCATCCTGGTGGAGAACGCCGCCCCCGTGGAGTACGGGCAGACCCTGATGCTGGTGGACACGTCGGCGGACGGGGCCTGACCCCCGGCGCCGGCGGTCCGCCCCCGGGGCCCTCCCCGCCCCGGCGCGGAGGCCCGCGGGATGTTCAGTAAGCTGCTGATCGCCAACCGGGGCGAGATTGCCGTCCGGATCATCCGGGCGTGCCGGGAGCTGGGGATCCGCACGGTGGCCGTCTACTCCGAGGCCGACCGCGGGGCCCTGCACGTGCGGATGGCCGACGAGGCATTCTGCATCGGCCCCCCGCCGGCGGCGGACTCCTACCTCAACATTCCCAACATCATGAGCACGGCGGAGCTGCTGGGGGTGGACGCCATCCACCCCGGGTACGGCTTCCTGGCCGAGAATCCGCACTTTGCCGAGATCTGCCGGGACGTCAACATCACCTTCGTCGGCCCCTCCCCCGAGGCCATCGCCGCCATGGGCAACAAGGCGGCGGCCCGGCAGCGGATGAAGGCCGCCGGCGTGCCGGTCATCCCCGGCAGCGACGGACCCGTGCGCAGCGAGGCGGAGGCGTGGGAGCTGGCGCGCTCCCTGGGCTTTCCCCTGATCGTCAAGGCCTCGGCCGGCGGGGGAGGGCGGGGAATGCGGATCGTCCACACCCGGGAGGAGTTGCGGCGGGCCCTGCAGACGGCCCAGGCGGAGGCCGAGGCGGCCTTCGGCAGCGGCGAGCTCTACCTGGAAAAGTATGTGGAGGAACCCCGCCACATCGAGGTCCAGATCCTGGCCGACGCCCACCACAACATCATCCACCTGGGGGCCCGGGATTGCTCCATCCAGCGGCGGCACCAGAAGCTGCTGGAGGAGTCGCCGCCGCCGGGCCTGCGCGACCGCTTCCTGCGGGCCCTGGGCAAGGCCGCCGTGCGCGCGGCCCACGCCATCAACTACACCGGCGCCGGCACCGTGGAGTTCCTGGTGGACCGGGACGGCCACTTCTACTTCATGGAGATGAACACCCGCATCCAGGTGGAGCACCCGGTGACCGAGATGGTGACCGGGGTGGACATCGTCAAGTGGCAGATCCGCATCGCCGCCGGGGAGCGCCTCACCCTCCACCAGGGGGAGGTGGAGTTCCGGGGGCACGCCATCGAGTGCCGGATCAACGCCGAAGACCCGCGCCACGACTTCCGCCCGGCGCCGGGGACCCTCACCGCGTTCGTGCCGCCGGGCGGGCCCGGGGTGCGGGTGGACACCCACGCCTTCGCCGGCTACACCATCCCGCCCTACTACGACTCTCTGGTGGCCAAGGTCATCGCGTGGGGAGCCGACCGGACCGAGGCCATCGCCCGCATGCGGCGCGCGCTGCAGGAGTTCGAGATCGCGGGGGTGCCCACCACCATTCCCTTCCACCTGATGGTGCTGGACAACGCCTTTTTCCGCCGGGGCGAGGTGTACACCAACTTCGTGCAGCGCCGCATCGACCTGGCCGCGCTGGCGTCGGCCGCCTCCCCCGGACGGTAGGACCCGCCCTCACCCCTCCGCCCCCGGCACCCCCAGGGCGCCCGTCCGCTGCAGGACCACCGCCGCCGCCCCCACGACCCCGGCGTCGTCGCCCAAGGCCGCCGGCACGATCTCCGCATCCCGCGCGGGGCGCTCGAAGGCGAGCTGGCGGGCCGTCCGCCGCACCGGGTCCAGCAGCAACGCCCCGGCCTTGCTCACGCCTCCGCCGATCACCACCCGCCGGGGGTTGAGAAGGTTGAGCAGGTTGGCCACCCCCACCCCCACGTAGAACCCCGCCCGCTCGAAGATCTCGCGGGCCACGGCGTCGCCCCGGCCGGCCTCCCGGGCCACGACTTCGGCGGACAGACGCGCGGGGTCCGCCCCCAGGGCCGCGAGGGAGGTCGGGCGCCCCGCGGCCACCGCCTCGGCGGCCATGCGGGCGATGGCGCGCCCGGAGGCCAGCGCCTCCAGGTGCCCGCGCCGCCCGCACCCGCACACCGGCCCGTCCAGGTCCACCACCGTGTGGCCGATCTCCCCGGCGGTGCCGCTGCAGCCCTGCACCAGGCGGTGGCCCAGGATGATGCCTCCTCCGATGCCGGTGCTGACGGTGATGTAGACCAGGTCGGCGACACCCCGGCCGGCCCCCACCCACCACTCGCCTACGGCCGCGGCGTTCGCGTCGTTTTCCACGTGGCAGGGCAGGCCCAGCCGCGCGGCCAGCAGGGCGGCCAGGGGTACGTCGCGCCACCCGGGAAGGTTGGCCGGCTCGTAGACCACGCCGGTCTGCGGGTCCAGGGGGCCGGGCGCTCCCACCCCCACCCCCAGGCAGTCGGCGCGGGGCAGACTGGCGTCGGCCAGGACTCCCTCGACGGTCGCGGCGATGGCCTCCACCACCGCCTCGGGCCCTGCCTGGGGTGTGGCCACCCGCCGGCGCGCCCGCACATCCCCGGAGGGCTCGACCAGCGCCGTCAGGATCTTGGTGCCGCCCAGGTCGACCCCGATCACGTACATCGTCCCACCCCCCGGTGACCCGCATCTCTCCGGGCGATCCTGCCCGGGCAGTAGGAGTCCCGCCCCCGCCCCCGGAAGAATAACAGGCCGGGCCGCGTACAGCCGGTCCGGGGAGGTGCAGCCGTGCCGGGTGTGCTGACCACGTTCGCCCTGGCGGTGGCGGCGATCATCGTGGGCATTTCCATCATCAGCGCCGCCATCAAGGTGGTCCGGGAGTACCAGCGCCTGGTGGTGTTCCGCCTGGGCAAGGCCATCGGCCAGCGGGGCCCCGGACTGGTCTTTCTGATCCCCATCGTGGACAAGGCGGTGTGGGTGGACCTGCGGGAGTTCTTCCTGGAGATCCCCTCCCAGACCTGCATCACCAAGGACAACGCCCCCATCAACATCGACTTCCTGATCTACTTCAAGGTGTTCGATCCGGAGAAGTCGGTCATCCAGGTGGCCGACTTCGCGGGGGCTGCCCGCGGGATCGCCACCACCACCCTGCGGGCGGTGGTGGGCGACATCTCCCTGGACGACGTCCTGGCCAAGCGGGAGCAGATCAACCAGGTCCTGCGGGCCAAGCTGGACGAGGTCACCGAGCGGTGGGGGGTCAAGGTCACCACGGTGGAGATCCGCGAAATCCTGCCCCCGCGCGAAGTGCAGGAGGCGATGACCAAGCAGATGTCCGCGGAGCGCAACCGCCGCGCCCTGGTGACCGAGGCCGACGGGAAGCGGGAGGCGGCCATCAAGGTGGCCGAGGGCGAAAAGCAGGCCGCCATCCTCAAGGCCGAGGGCGACCGCCAGGCGGCCATCCTGCGGGCCGAGGGCTTCTCCCTGGCCCTGGACAAGATCTACTCGGTGGCCCGCAACGTGGACAGCAAGACCATGACCCTGCAGTACCTGGAGGCCCTCAAGGCCCTGGGAGAGGGCGCGTCTACCAAGTTCATCTTCCCGATGGAGTTCACCCGGCTGCTGCAGCCTCTGGTGGACATGGCCCGGGAGTCAGGCCGCAGCGAGCGCCCACCCAATGCGCCCTAGTCTGTCCTGTCGGAATGCAAGTGTTTGCACTTGAGGGCTTGGCCGTCGTGAAACCAGCAGGGCCATCGCCCAATCTCCAACCGAGGTTTTGGTACCATCAAGACCTTGGGAAGGGGTGGGCAGATGACCCTCGAGGAGCGTGTACTACGACACCGCCTCACCGTCATCCAGCGCGCGGCCGCCCTGTGCAACGTCAGCCAAGCCTGCCTGGAGTTCGGGATCTCGGCCCCCCACGGCGATACCTTCCACATGAACCCCGCACACGCCGCCATCACGGGATACGGGCCACAACGACCTGCCTTTCATCCCGCCCGCCGGGCTTTCACCCGTCATCACGCGCTGCTACCGCGGCTATGATGTTTTGAAGGCCGGTAGCACCTCGGTACCCAGGAGAGTGATCTCCTCCATGATAAAGGCGTGGGGCGTATGGGGGCCGTAGAGCCGGAAAATGAGATGATCGCAGCCCAACCGCTCGGCGAAGAATTTGACGCCTGCGATAACATCTTCAGGCGACCCGACGATAAACCGCTCCGTTCCGAGTGCTTCCATGTCATGCGCCTGATCGGGGTGGACCAGTCGGTGTCGCCAGCCGCCTCCGTACTCATCCCGATAGATGGGCAGCAGGTAACGTTCGGCGGCGGCCAACGCCTTCGACCTGGTGGGAGCCACGATCAGCTCGCGCGTCAATACTCGAGGCCGCGCCCCGGGATCTCCACCAGCCCGACGCACGAACTCCTCGTACTGGGCGCGGCATGCCATCAGCTGCCGGAGGTCGGCGACAGGCCCCGGAATCCACGCATCGGCGTACACTGCCGCTCGGCGAAGATTCTCCCGTCCCCACCCCCCGGCCCACACCGGGAACGGCACCCATGGCTCCACAGCGAGAGGAGCCAAGTGGAAGAACCTGCCATGAAACGCCGCACCGTCCTGCCTCATGAGATGGCGGATCGCCACCAGCGCTTCCTCATACCGTCTCCCCCGCTCGGTTAGGGAGACGCCATACGCGGCGTACTCCTCCTCCCGATACCCCATGCCCACACCCAGGATGAACCGTCCTCGCGACAGCGCCTGCAGCATCGCCGCCTCTTCGACCACTCGACGCGGATGATAGAAAGGCAGGATGATGACGTTCGTGCCCAGAAAAATGCGCTCGGTCCGCGCGGCCAGCGCGGACAGCATCAGCAACGGCGACGGCCAGTAATGGTCCTGTACTCCGTGATGTTCTGAAAGCCATACCGAATCGAAACCCATCTCCTCCGCATGAATCACTTCAGCCAGAGCTTCCTCCGTCAGCGTGCCCCCTTCGGTAGGCTGAATGCCGAACTTCATCTCAGCGCCTCCTGCAGACGCCGGAGGGTCGCACGCACTGCCGCGATTTTGGGTCGCACGTGGGTCTCGATCACGAGATACCCGTCATATCCATCGGCGAGCAGAGCGCTCACTTGGCCCCGCCAGTCGATCTCACCGTGGGTTGCCCACTCAATGTGCCCGGACACGTGCCGCCGCGCATCTTTGACGTGTACATGACCAACCAGACCGCGCACCGCGGCATAGCCATCCGGATACGGGCACTCCCCTGCAGCGAAGGCGTTGCCCGGATCCCAGTTCACCTGCAATGCGGGTGACCCGATCTGGCGGACCAGCGCGGCCGTGCGCGCCCCTGTATCCGCCCAACAAATGTGTTCGTTCTCCAGGAGCAGCGTGACCCCCGCCTGCTCCGCTGCCTTGGCAGCTTCCCTCAAGACCTCTGTCACGACGGGCGGCGTGGTCTCCGCACCTGGCGACTTCACCACACCGAACACGATCACGCGGCGGCAGCCCAGCTCGTGAGCAAATGCCAGGCTCTCCTTTAATAGCGTCGTCCGATGATCCTCCCACACCGCTGATTGTCGGCGCTCTCGCACCCACTCCTCCCGATCCTGCCAGCGAAGCACCTGAAAGCCCTCGGTCACCGGCTCCGGGAGTGGAATCTTGAACAGCCCCGGGGAAATGGCCACTACTCGCATACCGAACCGGTCCAAAAGCTGTGGAAGCCGACGGCGCCAATACGGATCGAGCCGCGGTACCCGGCGACCGCCCACGCCACGCAACTCTACCTCGTGAATCCCCAGCTCCGCTGCCAGCTCCAAGGCAGTCTCCGCATCGTCGCTGAGCTCGTCAGTAACAACCGAAATCTTCATCTGTTCAGCCACTGCCGCAGCCGCTGCGTACTGCGCATCATCCCCTCGGTTGCCGGCGGCAAGTCACCGGGGTGCCAGCGACGTTCATACTCCAGCGACAGCACACCATCATAGCCCATCCGGCGCAGCCCGGCCAGAATCGCAGGCCACGGGACAATCCCGTCACCCACAACGCAGGACCTGACGATCCGCGCCTCCTGTTCCACGTGGCTCACGTCTCTGGCCGTGAAGGGACGGGACGTGTCAGTAAACACAAAGTCCTTCACGTGGACATATGCGATGAGGCCCGCGAGTCGCTCCAGCGCATCTTCCCACGCCTCGGCCCCAATGAATCCCAGATTGGCTTGGTCGTAGAGAACGCGCACGTGCGGATGATCGACGGCGCGCACCAGTGCCGCAGTGCGGGCTGCGGTATCGGCCATGGTATTAAAGTGGTTTTCCACGCAGATGACCACGCCAAGGCGTTGTGCGCGCGCACCTAGTTCACACAGAGATTCAACCAGCCGCGCCCACCGTTCGTCCCACTTGCCGTCTCCCGGGAGAAACCGACCGCCATACAGACGCACCCACCGCGCGCCGAGCACCGCCGCCCCGTGGAGCGCGCGGGTATAGGCGTCGATGGAAGCGCGCCAGACTGCCGGGTCGAGGTCGTTGAAACGCGCTTCGTAAGGCGTGATCGCAACGATGGAAATACCCGCCTGAGATGCATGGCGGCGAAGATCGCGTAACGTCGCCTCGCTGGCCGCTGGATCGATGCCACACCGATAGTTCTCCTGCCAAATGACCTCGGCCCCTTCCAGGCCGAGCCGCGCGAAGAAGTCCAGCGCCTCAGGCACCGAGTATTCAGGTGTCCCCATGGTGTGGCCGGCCAGTTTCATACGCTGAGATCGGGCAAACCAGCGGCCCTCAAAATCCGGTCGGTTAAGCGGTGCGTCTCCAACGCATCCCGGGCAGGCGTCCGGACGGGCTGACCCGTTTGTACCGCTACCAGAAACTGCTCTACCTCCTGACGGAACCCCAGCCTGTCATGAACCGATGCCCAGCCCATGGACAACGGCGTCAGGTTGGTGACGTGCCCTTGACGGTTGTCGACAACCATCACCGACTCCGGTGCCTCGACCAGAACGCTCTTGCCGCGGCCATAGGTGGCCACGCGCTCCATCCACTGACCGCATGAGCGGTTGGCCACCAACACACCCAGAGTCCGGGCAAAACGGATCTGTGCCACACACGACGTCTCATAATAGCGGTCCTCGAACTGGCTCCACGCCGTGATGTCGCGTGCCTCGCCACAGATCCACCGCATCAGATCGATCATGTGAATCGCGTTTTCCAGCGTGGCCCGATATTCGGTGCCCGGGCGGTTCTTCTCGGCAATCATCACCTCGGGCGGATCATGCTCCCATTCCCTGTGCAACGCCTCGTACGCCGGTGCGTACCGCCGATTAAAACCCACCATAAGCAAGGTGCCGGTGGCTTCCGCAGTATGCACCAGAGCCTCGGCGTCGGCAAGCGTGGTGGCCATGGGTTTCTCCAGGAAGACCGCTATGCCCCGGCGCAGCAACGCCGACGCAATTGCCGCGTGGGTCTCCTTCGGCGTCAGGACAAATGCGCAGTCAGCGTCCACATCATCCAATGTCTCGTACACCCGCGGGATGTTGAATGCAGCCGCCACAGCGCGGGCTCGCTCGCTGGTGCGGCTCATGACGCCGGCAACGGTGCAGTTGCTGGCAAGCAATATGGGAAGATAGATCGACCGGGCAATGGATCCCACGCCAATAACCGCTACCCGCAGCATGCGTCACATCACCCTACACGCGCAGTACGCCCATCTTGTACAGCACACCCTGAATCCGGGCTCGGTAGTCGAGGAACTCCGGCCTTGCCAGGATGTCCGCCGTACGGGGCCGGGGCAGCGACACCGGGACGATGTCCGCCAGCCGTCCCGGCCGGGAGGTCATGATTACCACTCGGTCGCCCAACAGGATGGCCTCGGCGATGTCATGGGTGACGAACAATACTGTATTCCGCCACTCCATCCACAAGCGCTCCAGGTCGACACGAATCTGTTCTCGCGTTAGAGCATCCAGGGCCCCGAATGGTTCATCCATGAGGAGCAGTCGTGGATTGTGGATGATGGCCCGCGCAATGGCCACCCGCTGCCGCATACCCCCCGACAGTTCAAACGGGTACTTGGTCTCGAATCCGCGCAGGCCCATTCGTCCCAGCAGAGCCCGCGCGGATGGTAGGAACGCCGAGCGCGAAAGTCCCCGGAGATCGATCTGCAAAAGAACGTTGTCAAGGACGGTGCGCCAGTCCAGCAGCAAGTGATCCTGGAAGACCATGCCGATTTCCCGAACCGGTCCCTGCACCGGCTTGCCGTCGACGCGCACGTGCCCCCGTGTGGGCTGCAACAGCCCGGCCACCGCCAGCAGCAGCGTACTCTTCCCACAGCCCGACGGTCCGAGAATCGATACGAACTCACCTGAGCGCACCGACAGACTCACGCCCGCGAGCGCCGCCACCGGCCCCGACGGAGACCAGTAGGTAACTTCGAGATGATCTACCTCAACCGCGTAATCCATCAGCGCCCCGGTAGACTGTCCGGCAGAAAGCTCTGGTCATAATAGTATTTGGGGCCGTACCGACCGGTGAGGCCCATGTACCGCGCCAGCAGCACCACCGTGTCAAGCCAGTCTTTGTCGGTTGCCTTCATGAGTTCGTTGGAACTCTTGCTGAAAAGACTGCTGATCGCCACCGCCAGCTGGTCACGAGCAATCGCCTCATTAAGCGCAGGAATGTACCGC
This genomic window contains:
- the argS gene encoding arginine--tRNA ligase is translated as MTTYTYQAARQQALDAVRAALDSLAPGAAADLSLPASVPPAGVAADLAVPCFALAARLRQPPAEVARRLAEAVGAGPLVAEARAEGGYLNIAFDRPPVARGVLDELAALGGRYGSTDAGGGRAVVIDYSSPNVAKPMSVGHLRSTIIGDALYRLFAFTGYRPVGVNHIADWGTQFGKLLYAFLTWGDREAYRRDPLRELLRVYVQFEREAERDASLEERGREWSLRLEQGDPQARALWREFVDHSLAAFNRIYDLLEVRFDHVLGESFYADKVGEVIEMALRAGVAVEDEGALIIRLDDVGISTPLVLRRRDGATLYVTRDLAAAIYRIRTWNPVQLIYVVGSEQRLHFQQLFAALRKLGFTQVTYAHVDFGLITLPEGRMSTRRGRVVFLEDVLSEAIARARALVDAKNPELPEDERAEVARIVGIGALKYADLSQNRVKNITFDWDRMLSLEGDSAPYLQYTYVRARGILRRGGAEALEGPFDPRVAEGAREWALLRSLGRFPDVVWEATHTYSPHLVANHLYDLAQAFHAFYHEVPVLQTPDPGLRATRVRLVAGVATVMRTGLGLLGIRVPERM
- a CDS encoding trypsin-like peptidase domain-containing protein, coding for MRLSATPGSLLVVLLAAAVVGGGLGSAVLPRYVGGAVAPAPPAAPPAPAAAQAPPPPAAGSAGLLAEEAAIIRVVERVRPAVVNIDTVAQVQTFFGVFPQEGAGSGVIVSEDGYILTNNHVVEGAQQIRVTLLSGRTFAARVVGTDRFSDLAVVKVTTPERLPAAQLGHSSTLRVGQLAIAIGNPFGLGHTVTVGVISALNRSIQVPGLVIENLIQTDAAINPGNSGGALVDSSGAVIGINTAIVPQAQGIGFAIPIDSARAIMDQLIRSGRVIRPYVGVVWGGDVDRSIARQYNLPVDHGVIVRDVDPRGPAAAAGIQPGDIIVAVDGRPVANWNDFIRELFTRRPGDRVRLDIVRDTSRRTVEVILAQRQ
- the accD gene encoding acetyl-CoA carboxylase, carboxyltransferase subunit beta, with protein sequence MLNWLRRPKYGSLQRREMPAGLWARCPRCQKLVYRKELERHLRVCPRCGYHHRLSAAERLEITLDPGSFREYDAGLTSTDPLAFEGYAAKLAEARARTGRAEAVLTGEGTIEGWRAVVGALDFFFMGGSMGSAVGEKVARAAERARESRLPLIVFSASGGARMQEGVLSLMQLAKTGAAVGRLHDAGIPYISVLCDPTTGGVTASFAFLGDVILAEPGALIGFAGRRVIEQTIRRRLPDDFQTAEFCLQKGLIDMVVPRAEMRSTLARLLSFFGAPRAAPPEPAPAHP
- a CDS encoding acetyl-CoA carboxylase carboxyltransferase subunit alpha encodes the protein MTSLPPDRDGPPAGPLTPWQVVQLARHPQRPRLVDYLAGLFTDVMELHGDRLYRDDPALLAALARFDGEPVVVVGHNKGKDTRENVARNFGMPYPEGYRKALRAMRLAEKFRYPVLSFVDTPGAYPGDEAEERGQAEAIARNIQEMSRLRTPILVVITGEGGSGGALAIGVGDVILMLQHAVYTVISPEGCAAILWHDASRAEDAAAALRLTATDLLALGVVDEVVPEPPGGAHADPDAAVVAVRDALGRHLPALRQTPVEVLLERRYAKYRRMGRVVEVAP
- the accB gene encoding acetyl-CoA carboxylase biotin carboxyl carrier protein gives rise to the protein MSEDSRLDLDQIRAVIQIASEAADIAELEVQSPTLRISVKKAAAATPKAPAAPAGPPAPAPAGGALPAAEPDHLVAITAPMVGTFYRAPSPDAPPFVSEGDLVEPGQTVCIIEAMKLFNEIQSEVRGRIARILVENAAPVEYGQTLMLVDTSADGA